The proteins below come from a single Panicum hallii strain FIL2 chromosome 7, PHallii_v3.1, whole genome shotgun sequence genomic window:
- the LOC112900482 gene encoding uncharacterized protein LOC112900482: MAGMELPVDEVDIALFASATRVTVNNGRTARFWWSSWLNGNTPALLFPLLFKHSKRKNRTVAEAMLEEQWIQDISHDLTVHLLDEFVRMWGLIDEVNFDANNLESDTIIWTRTASGEYSAKSAYDMQFEGGLLSLFPKMVWKVQVFYVAYVTEQGVDS, encoded by the coding sequence ATGGCGGGAATGGAGCTACCAGTTGACGAGGTTGATATCGCTCTGTTTGCTTCAGCAACGAGAGTAACAGTCAACAATGGCCGGACAGCAAGGTTCTGGTGGTcaagttggttgaatggaaacACCCCGGCTCTGCTCTTTCCGTTGCTTTTCAAGCACAGCAAAAGGAAAAACAGAACAGTAGCCGAGGCAATGTTGGAAGAACAATGGATACAGGACATTTCACATGATCTGACCGTTCATCTCTTGGATGAGTTTGTCCGTATGTGGGGGCTGATTGATGAAGTCAACTTTGATGCAAACAACCTAGAATCAGACACAATAATTTGGACAAGAACTGCATCGGGAGAGTACTCCGCAAAATCGGCTTATGACATGCAGTTTGAGGGCGGGCTGCTGTCTTTGTTCCCAAAGATGGTCTGGAAGGTGCAAGTTTTTTATGTGGCTTATGTTACAGAACAGGGTGTGGACAGCTGA